The nucleotide window ttgttttgaattattaattgtttcatttattcattcattgatgtcacttatttacgttatttattatgtaaaaaaaaaaaagaaactcgattggggaagcagccgcttagttcgcttatgcctcgggccggccctgGTAGCAACCTCTGATGGTAGGACAGAATTTACACTGTGCctgaacagacacacatgaaCCAACAGTTGAACCTGCTTCCTTTATCTCATGTGACTTGTGTCTTCTCAGGGAGTCTCATGCACTGGTCTCAGTCCTCATCAGAGCGAGCTGATTCTCTGGCGGTGGAGACGAGCTCTTATGTGCTGTTAGCTGTTCTCACCAAACCCACACTGACTGCTGCTGACTTAGGCTATGCTTCCAGGATTGTCAACTGGCTGGTGAAGCAGCAAAATCCATATGGAGGCTTCTCTTCCACACAGGTGCTCcacacatttttttctttttgtcttctgttgtgttagtgtgtctggTCTTTCTTCCAGCTTCAGTATTTGCCCACACTGAGGGTTTGTGTTCTCTCAGGACACGGTGGTGGCACTGCAGGCTCTGGGTCTGTACGCCACCAAGGTCTTCAGCCCTCATGGCTTCAGCACAGTGACAGTGCAGTCAGCAGGTGGCGACAAACACCAGTTTGATGTGAACCAGCACAACACATTACTGTACCAGGAGACCGCGCTGCAGGACGTTCCTGGGAAGTACAGCGTTGAAGTGACGGGCTCTGCATGTGCTTCTGTGGGGGTCAGTGTGAAAGATAACTTCTTTGTTACTATACTATTGATGATTGATATGCTGTTGGTAATGTTTCTTCATGTGTAAACCCTCTTCTATAACAGGTGGCTCTTTTCTACAACATCCCCACTCCGACTGAGCACTCAACCTTGAGCATTAAGACTCAAGCCAAGCCTCTGACCGAAGCAGAGTGCAACAAGGCCAATGGGCAGGCCTTCATCCTAAAAATCACAATCCAGTATGCAACATCATGCTGCACCAGttgtttctcttttctttaTAATGAACATTGTGAAACCAGCTCTTTATAAAATGTGTTCTATTCACAGTCACTTTAACTTTTTTTGTGCAGGTATAATGGACCACTGCCAAGCACCAACATGGCTATAATAGATGTGACAATGTTATCTGGTTATCTGACTCTTCCTCTGTAAGTTGTCCGTCCTAAGTCTGTTTTAAAGGGAGGCAACACCAGGCATGTAACTTTCTAAAGCATCTGCCGCAACAATTAGCTTtcactgtaatcaatggaactggctacaccagaagTGACAGCAGTGCGTATGTTCGAAAAAATTACAGCAGTCTTCTAAAACAATTTTTACACTTTTGCTTCACTTGTGAACCCAGTGCAGCCCGGGTCTTAGTCATTAAATCAGCTCCTGTAAAGGTGCTCATTACAGCTTCGTCTTTTTTTTTCTAGCTACAGGGCAGCAGCATATTAGTGGACCGAGTCGATAAGAAAGATGACCACATCCTTGTGTATCTGTCACAGGtgagaaaaacaaaatcaaatcaCGACAGTCTGTACAGAACCTTACCCACCATGTATGTTACATAATTCCTCACAGGTTTGCCCACAATGCCGTGCATGATTCTGATGACCTTATGTTCAACAGGTTCCAAAGGATATTCATTACCAGCTGTCCATCCGACAGGATGTCCTAGTAAACAACCTGAAGCCGGCAGTGGTCAAAGTGTATGACTACTACCAAATCAGTAAGACTCCCTTACAAACCAGAATAAAGTGTAAAAACAAATCTAAAAGTTTCACTCATAAACCAGTAAGCCTACCTTATAAGACAGTATTAGGTCTacatgtaacggatgccagctagcttagctgtgcttgtggaacgttggtaaacctcactctccgacgcctcaagagtgctgctggcatgggagccagtagcctgggctattggctgaATTGTTAGCGCGCTTGCCTTCCGATCCGAGGtcctgctgttcgcgggttcgagtccgggcgtgtgcagggctgaatcgcgcaggttcaacacaacgcaggttacatacaTGTAAATACAAATGCAAGACTACCTTGTAAACCAGTAGGACTACAATCTCTAATTGAAAAGTTTAAAGATTGTAATTAAGTTCTCATGTCTGAACTATAGCTATCGTGTTGAATGTGGGAGCATTGAGCTGACTCATCAATGTTTGCACTTTTACCCATGCACGTCTTACTCTTACCCATAgtgttaacatttttatgacatTGATCCTTAGTTAAATCGTTTGACTTCAGACTGTTCTCTTTGTTCTCTCATCACACAAATTAGAGCCCATATTGTTATTCGCAGCTGATTGATGATAAAATCTGTTTCACTCAGGTGATGAAGCAGAGGCAGAGTACAGCTCCCCGTGTGCGTAAGAAGAGATCCTGGTGGATTCAAtcattctggtgtgtgtgtgtgtgtactttattttgattttgtaaTCATGACAGACAGTAAATAGACAGAGATTACATTCCATTAAAACTTCTAATTCATGATGTCTGAATGCCAATGTT belongs to Alosa sapidissima isolate fAloSap1 chromosome 20, fAloSap1.pri, whole genome shotgun sequence and includes:
- the LOC121694933 gene encoding alpha-1-inhibitor 3-like, whose protein sequence is MDLVIQSFLKFYSEQWLELTEEGNFNDFSNTYTTALLAYTFSLAGEEDIRAELLKHLDSVATSDGSLMHWSQSSSERADSLAVETSSYVLLAVLTKPTLTAADLGYASRIVNWLVKQQNPYGGFSSTQDTVVALQALGLYATKVFSPHGFSTVTVQSAGGDKHQFDVNQHNTLLYQETALQDVPGKYSVEVTGSACASVGVALFYNIPTPTEHSTLSIKTQAKPLTEAECNKANGQAFILKITIQYNGPLPSTNMAIIDVTMLSGYLTLPLAARVLVIKSAPVKLQGSSILVDRVDKKDDHILVYLSQVPKDIHYQLSIRQDVLVNNLKPAVVKVYDYYQISDEAEAEYSSPCA